TTTTGGCAGACATGGCCTCGTCGTATCTGAAGTTTTCACCGTACATATTCCCTAATAGAGCATTGCTGCGGTGAACAACACGTTCGTTGATAGATGCCATCACAAATGGCATGGTCCACATCTTTAACTCATCGTCATACTCTGCACTTTTGTGATTTTTCTGCCGCACTGAATACGGATGCCTCTCGGGACACAGTACATAAGGGTTCACTAAAGCTTTACGTAAGCCTGGATCTTTTTTTGCTTCCTTTAAAACGTTGAGCAAGCTGGCAACTGTTCCGCCTGACGCTCCACCACGTATTCGGTGCACACGCATTTTAATTTGTGTGGCTGGTTTGCCTGTTTTCTCGATGGCCAACCTTTGTAGGTGATACACGCCTAAATCAGAGGGAATAGAATCAAAGCCTGTACAGTTAACCAGCCGGGCGCCACTTTTTTGCGCCGCACTGTGGTACTTGTCCACCATGCGTTTTATCCACTGAGGTTCGCCAGTTAAGTCGCAATAAGCAGTGCCTGTGTTTACGCACGCTTTTACAACGCTCTCGCCATAGAGCGCATAAGGACCCACTGTCGTGAGCACTACCTTGGTTTGTTCGCACATCGCGTGTAAACCATCTTCATCGTCAGCGTTAACGACAACATGGGGCACGTCTATACCAACTCTTTGCTTCACTTCAATAAGTTTTTGTTCACTGCGACCTGCCATCGCCCACGTTACTTGTTCATCCTTATAAGTGGCAAGGTACTCACAAATAATTTGCCCAACAAAAGAGGTTGCGCCATACAACACAAGATCATAAACGTTTTTTTCGTTTGCCATAACGGCTCCAAATTGTTCTTTTTTAACAGGTTGCATGTTTAAATGAAATTGCGCAACGCATAGGGTATTTTATTTTTAAATAAGAACGTATAAGCCGTTTGAAGGGAAGAGTTCAGTTTTCTGAACAGTGCCGTTGTGGGCTTTCCTTACTCATGTAGTGCGATTAAGAGTATTAAAAACAGCAATGCGATTTCTTCCATCTGATTTTGCTTTGTACAGCGCTTCATCTGCGTCGGTAAACAGCGTCTCAAAACTGTCGGGCTTAAGTTTAGTGCAGATACCAATAGATGCTGTAACGCTAATGCTATTGCCGTCTACCTCGGTCACACTTTGTGCCAGTGAACTGCGAATGCGCTCAGCAACTTCATAGGCGACGTTAAGATCCGCCTCAGACATAAACACCGCAAATTCTTCCCCGCCCAATCTACCCACAATATCGTATTGACGGGTAGATTGACGCAAAATGGCAGCAGTGTGCTTTAGCACATGATCGCCTGCTAAGTGGCCATAAGTATCGTTAATGCGTTTAAAGTGGTCTAAGTCTATGACTAACATTGTGGCCGACGCTTGGTTTCGCTGAACGCGTGCTAGCTCAGTTTCAACGGCATCTACGAAAGAGCGGCGGTTGGCTAATTGGGTGAGTTCATCGGTAAGCGCAAGTTTCTTAAGCTGAACTAAGGAGCGTTGCAGTGTACTTTCAGTCACTTTCTGTTTTGAAATGTCTTTCGCTTGTAACAGCAACTCGCCTGAG
The DNA window shown above is from Alteromonas sp. KC3 and carries:
- a CDS encoding saccharopine dehydrogenase family protein; translated protein: MANEKNVYDLVLYGATSFVGQIICEYLATYKDEQVTWAMAGRSEQKLIEVKQRVGIDVPHVVVNADDEDGLHAMCEQTKVVLTTVGPYALYGESVVKACVNTGTAYCDLTGEPQWIKRMVDKYHSAAQKSGARLVNCTGFDSIPSDLGVYHLQRLAIEKTGKPATQIKMRVHRIRGGASGGTVASLLNVLKEAKKDPGLRKALVNPYVLCPERHPYSVRQKNHKSAEYDDELKMWTMPFVMASINERVVHRSNALLGNMYGENFRYDEAMSAKNKSIAKKTTLGLGAFMVAANISPLRILLEKFVLPKPGEGPSKEEQLNGMYDMRFYGTLANGEKIEVKVLGDRDPGYGSTAKMITQAGLCLANDSVDTQGGFWTPASLLNDNLIKRLAEHAGVIVEEVSSQ
- a CDS encoding GGDEF domain-containing protein, coding for MIAPGCNFNQLIQTFIESSKDGYAIFCPDDKLLYANYVFLDIFCATNCKVEYWSFEQLVRHAYDQKRGINIETDHIESWLEYVRSVRRKRPHRMFEVDLVNGRWMLFSEHLLDSGELLLQAKDISKQKVTESTLQRSLVQLKKLALTDELTQLANRRSFVDAVETELARVQRNQASATMLVIDLDHFKRINDTYGHLAGDHVLKHTAAILRQSTRQYDIVGRLGGEEFAVFMSEADLNVAYEVAERIRSSLAQSVTEVDGNSISVTASIGICTKLKPDSFETLFTDADEALYKAKSDGRNRIAVFNTLNRTT